The following coding sequences are from one Symbiobacterium terraclitae window:
- the udk gene encoding uridine kinase → MPVPSAVIAIAGGTGSGKTSIANRIAAEFPEHVTLLAHDAYYRDNSHLSYEERANLNYDHPNAFDNDLFIAHLRELRAGRPIERPVYNFATHLREPGTVRVEPAHIIVVEGVMVLEDPRMRELYDLKVFVDTDADVRILRRIIRDINERGRTLESVIKQYLSTVKPMHEAFVEPTKRYANVIIPEGAHNHAGLEVLMAQVRHLIAQREARV, encoded by the coding sequence ATGCCAGTCCCGAGTGCGGTCATCGCCATTGCCGGGGGAACCGGCTCAGGCAAGACCTCGATCGCCAACCGCATCGCCGCCGAGTTCCCAGAGCACGTCACGCTCCTCGCCCATGACGCGTACTACAGGGACAACAGCCACCTGAGCTACGAAGAGCGGGCCAACCTCAACTACGACCACCCGAACGCCTTCGACAACGACCTCTTCATCGCCCACCTGAGGGAGCTGAGGGCCGGCCGCCCGATCGAAAGGCCGGTGTACAACTTCGCCACCCACCTGCGGGAGCCCGGGACCGTGCGGGTCGAGCCCGCCCACATCATCGTCGTCGAGGGCGTGATGGTCCTGGAGGACCCCAGGATGCGGGAGCTGTACGACCTCAAGGTCTTCGTCGACACCGACGCCGACGTCCGCATCCTGCGCCGGATCATCCGCGACATCAACGAGCGGGGGCGCACGCTCGAGTCGGTCATCAAACAGTATCTTTCCACCGTGAAGCCCATGCATGAGGCGTTCGTCGAACCGACCAAGCGCTACGCGAACGTGATCATCCCGGAGGGCGCGCACAACCACGCCGGGCTCGAGGTGCTGATGGCGCAGGTGCGCCACCTGATCGCCCAGCGGGAGGCTCGGGTGTGA
- a CDS encoding superoxide dismutase, translated as MAFQLPALPYPHNALEPHIDAQTMEIHHGKHHAAYVNNLNAALEGHADLQSKSIEELLRGIDSVPEAIRTAVRNNGGGHANHTLYWEIMTPGGAKEPTGELAQAINAAFGSFENFKSEFAKAGAGRFGSGWAWLVVTKDGTLAVYSTANQDSPLMQGDTPILGMDVWEHAYYLKYQNRRPDYIQAFFNVINWDKVAERYAAAKK; from the coding sequence ATGGCATTCCAGCTTCCTGCCCTTCCGTACCCGCACAACGCGCTTGAGCCCCACATCGATGCCCAGACCATGGAGATCCACCATGGGAAGCATCACGCCGCGTACGTCAACAACCTGAACGCGGCGCTGGAGGGGCATGCCGATCTGCAGTCCAAGTCGATCGAGGAGCTCCTCAGGGGGATCGACAGCGTTCCCGAGGCCATCCGCACCGCGGTGCGCAACAACGGCGGCGGCCACGCCAACCACACCCTGTACTGGGAGATCATGACCCCCGGCGGGGCCAAGGAGCCCACGGGTGAGCTGGCCCAGGCGATCAACGCCGCCTTCGGCTCCTTCGAGAACTTCAAGAGCGAGTTCGCCAAGGCCGGGGCCGGCCGCTTCGGGTCCGGCTGGGCCTGGCTGGTCGTCACCAAGGACGGCACGCTGGCGGTCTACTCCACGGCCAACCAGGACAGCCCGCTGATGCAGGGCGACACGCCGATCCTCGGCATGGACGTGTGGGAGCACGCCTACTACCTGAAGTACCAGAACCGCCGGCCCGACTACATCCAGGCGTTCTTCAACGTGATCAACTGGGACAAGGTGGCCGAGCGGTACGCCGCAGCCAAGAAGTAG
- a CDS encoding spore coat protein, with translation MTDADRLRDCLCSAKELARLYAGAALESTNNGVREFFLAMHGEETHNQEVLFSFLHTRGWYPTEMAPPERIAQVRERYRAEHDRLGLTEPPSFRRYHTADPKAHPASAEHPDHFRQH, from the coding sequence ATGACTGACGCGGACCGGCTGCGGGACTGCCTCTGCAGCGCGAAGGAGCTGGCCCGGCTTTACGCCGGGGCGGCACTGGAGTCCACCAACAACGGGGTGCGGGAGTTCTTCCTGGCCATGCACGGCGAGGAGACCCACAACCAGGAGGTCCTGTTCAGCTTCCTGCACACCCGGGGCTGGTACCCGACGGAGATGGCTCCGCCGGAGCGCATCGCACAGGTCAGGGAGCGCTATAGAGCGGAACACGACCGGTTGGGCCTGACGGAGCCTCCGTCCTTCCGCCGGTATCACACGGCAGACCCGAAGGCGCATCCGGCCTCCGCAGAGCATCCTGACCATTTTCGGCAGCACTGA
- a CDS encoding DUF72 domain-containing protein, with the protein MARIRVGTCAWSDHEEYYPKGLPPQERLSYYARHFSLVEVDSTFYRLQPARWFAGWAARTPPDFRFNVKAYGAMTRHHREPRPGEENLLEVFKRFAESVEPLREAGKLGAFHFQFPPWFTCSKASREWVQFCREFFADQLVAVEFRHTSWFAGQNREETLAFLRDIRAVHVACDAPQVGSGTVPRVVAVTDPRLAIVRFHGRNARTWYIKGTTSAQRFDYLYSRQELAEWLDPVRQELEPNVDEVHLLMNNNRANYAVRNALDLMELLGLPTPERDERGVPVPPAKEQRPHQLRLF; encoded by the coding sequence GTGGCCCGGATTCGCGTGGGCACCTGCGCCTGGTCCGACCACGAGGAGTACTACCCGAAGGGGCTGCCCCCGCAGGAGCGGCTCTCCTACTACGCGCGCCACTTCTCGCTGGTGGAGGTGGACAGCACGTTCTACCGCCTGCAGCCGGCCAGGTGGTTCGCGGGATGGGCCGCCCGCACGCCGCCCGACTTCCGCTTCAACGTAAAGGCGTACGGGGCGATGACCCGGCACCACCGGGAGCCGCGCCCCGGCGAGGAGAACCTGCTCGAGGTCTTCAAGCGCTTCGCCGAGTCCGTCGAGCCCCTGCGGGAGGCCGGCAAGCTCGGCGCCTTTCACTTTCAGTTCCCGCCCTGGTTCACGTGCTCGAAGGCGTCGCGGGAGTGGGTGCAGTTCTGCCGGGAGTTCTTCGCCGACCAGCTGGTGGCGGTGGAGTTCCGCCACACGTCGTGGTTCGCCGGACAGAACCGGGAGGAGACCCTGGCGTTCCTGCGGGACATCCGGGCCGTGCACGTCGCCTGCGACGCGCCCCAGGTGGGCTCCGGCACGGTGCCGCGCGTCGTCGCCGTCACCGACCCCCGCCTGGCGATCGTGCGGTTCCACGGACGGAACGCGCGGACGTGGTACATCAAGGGGACGACCTCGGCCCAGCGGTTCGACTACCTGTACTCCAGGCAGGAGCTGGCCGAGTGGCTGGACCCGGTCAGGCAGGAGCTGGAGCCCAACGTGGACGAGGTTCACCTGCTGATGAACAACAACCGGGCCAACTACGCGGTGCGCAACGCGCTGGACCTGATGGAGCTCCTCGGGCTGCCTACGCCCGAGCGGGACGAGCGCGGCGTGCCTGTTCCGCCCGCGAAGGAGCAACGACCGCACCAACTTCGGCTCTTCTAG
- a CDS encoding RNA polymerase sigma factor: MTWQASQGARSLPAGEEEGGHIARRLTAGDEDALGMLMERYGGALLQYAHRLVGDRHAAEEICQDTLLKAWQQGDAFLQDGHLRAWLFRVARNRAIDCLRRRRTAAEELSGAAPGLTLAHPEEEAERAWMTEAILDALAELPPQSRVVIEMRFFRNMSYKEIAERLAIPMGTVKSRLNYGLKGLARILRTRRIAGEVAGH, encoded by the coding sequence ATGACGTGGCAGGCCAGCCAGGGTGCGAGGTCCCTTCCTGCAGGGGAGGAGGAGGGGGGCCACATTGCCCGCCGCCTGACGGCGGGGGATGAGGATGCGCTCGGCATGCTCATGGAACGTTACGGCGGCGCCCTGCTGCAGTATGCGCACCGCCTTGTGGGCGACAGGCACGCTGCCGAGGAGATCTGCCAGGACACCCTGCTCAAGGCCTGGCAACAGGGTGACGCCTTCCTGCAGGACGGACACCTGAGGGCATGGCTCTTCCGGGTGGCCCGCAACCGCGCCATCGACTGCCTCCGCCGGCGCCGTACCGCCGCGGAGGAGCTGTCGGGCGCTGCGCCCGGTCTGACTCTCGCGCATCCCGAGGAGGAGGCGGAGCGCGCCTGGATGACCGAGGCGATTCTCGACGCCCTGGCGGAGCTGCCGCCCCAGTCCCGGGTGGTGATCGAGATGCGGTTCTTCCGGAACATGAGCTACAAGGAGATCGCCGAGCGGCTGGCGATCCCGATGGGCACGGTGAAGAGCCGGCTCAACTACGGGCTGAAGGGCCTGGCCCGCATCCTGCGCACGCGGCGCATCGCCGGTGAGGTGGCCGGCCACTAG
- a CDS encoding thiamine diphosphokinase has protein sequence MIRAAVFAAGQVYRLARVRRLVGRPDLVICADAGLRHARALGLRPDLLLGDFDSLPSELLQEARAEGVPILQVPVEKDKTDSEIALEEAVRRGAGEVILVGASGTRLDHTLANVHLLPASPVPVTMTDGRSIARILRGGESLTVPHETGAFLSLVPLTPTASGVTVRGVHWSLHGATLRWGETLGISNRIVDREAHVSVEEGCLLVVQAWD, from the coding sequence ATGATCAGAGCAGCCGTTTTCGCAGCGGGACAGGTCTATCGCTTGGCGCGCGTCCGGCGGCTGGTGGGCCGGCCGGACTTGGTGATCTGCGCGGATGCCGGGCTGCGCCACGCCCGCGCGCTGGGGCTCAGGCCCGACCTGTTGCTGGGTGATTTCGACTCCCTGCCGTCCGAGCTTCTCCAGGAAGCGCGGGCCGAGGGCGTGCCCATCCTGCAGGTGCCGGTGGAGAAGGACAAGACCGACAGCGAGATCGCCCTGGAGGAGGCCGTGCGCAGGGGCGCCGGGGAGGTCATCCTCGTCGGCGCGTCGGGCACCCGCCTGGACCACACCCTCGCCAACGTCCACCTGCTGCCCGCGAGCCCGGTGCCGGTGACCATGACGGACGGCAGGTCCATCGCCCGCATCCTCCGGGGAGGCGAGTCGCTGACGGTGCCGCATGAAACCGGGGCGTTCCTCTCGCTGGTGCCGCTCACGCCCACCGCGTCGGGGGTGACCGTGAGGGGCGTGCACTGGTCGCTGCACGGGGCCACCCTGCGCTGGGGGGAGACGCTGGGCATCTCCAACCGGATCGTCGACCGCGAGGCACACGTGTCGGTGGAAGAGGGCTGTCTGCTCGTCGTCCAGGCGTGGGATTGA